One window from the genome of Alkalihalobacillus sp. LMS6 encodes:
- a CDS encoding BofC C-terminal domain-containing protein, with product MYKHIITKHWIPFTLGAFSVILFYSTFIIWNESKPVQQPPNVASEQIENEVELLLETVFADGVSREEIKKETVDSMSDFWYEYGDWQMVDQKKGFVHFKQEIVDLSPEVKQNGYLGISEENELILYTGQPEAKEIVQTYNQMGTYELTESERAALTTGLKVSSVEALQAVIGS from the coding sequence ATGTATAAACACATCATTACCAAGCACTGGATTCCCTTTACGCTAGGAGCTTTTTCAGTCATTTTGTTTTATAGTACATTTATTATTTGGAATGAGAGTAAACCTGTGCAACAGCCACCGAATGTGGCATCAGAACAAATCGAGAACGAGGTTGAACTTTTACTCGAGACGGTTTTTGCTGATGGTGTTAGCCGTGAAGAAATAAAGAAAGAAACCGTTGATTCAATGAGTGACTTTTGGTATGAATATGGTGATTGGCAAATGGTTGATCAGAAAAAAGGATTTGTTCATTTTAAGCAAGAAATTGTAGATTTGTCTCCTGAAGTTAAGCAAAATGGGTACTTAGGTATTTCAGAAGAGAATGAGCTAATCTTATATACAGGTCAACCGGAAGCGAAAGAAATTGTGCAAACCTATAATCAAATGGGTACGTATGAATTAACGGAGTCAGAAAGAGCCGCTTTAACGACTGGATTGAAAGTGTCGTCTGTAGAAGCACTGCAAGCTGTTATTGGTTCGTAG
- the queA gene encoding tRNA preQ1(34) S-adenosylmethionine ribosyltransferase-isomerase QueA, translating into MNVNEFDFYLPEELIAQTPLESRSQSRLLVLDRDHDRLFDQTFADIVNEFSAGDCLVLNDTKVLPARLIGEKQETGAVIEFLLLKQTVGDCWETLVKPAKRVKVGTVVTFGDGQLKATCIEEKADGGRIVEFSYEGVFYELLDQLGSMPLPPYIKERLEDRDRYQTVYAKQLGSAAAPTAGLHFTTELLDAIKAKGVSIVYLTLHVGLGTFRPVSADDVLDHKMHAEYYELSEEAATILQQTKTNGNNIIAVGTTSARTLETIVEKNGEFIAETGWTSIFIYPGYTFKGIDGLLTNFHLPKSTLVMLVSAMTGREFLLHAYSHAVKNHYRFFSFGDAMFVRPHK; encoded by the coding sequence TTGAACGTAAACGAATTTGATTTTTATTTACCTGAAGAGCTTATTGCGCAGACACCACTAGAATCACGAAGTCAATCAAGGCTTCTCGTGCTTGATCGTGATCATGATCGTCTGTTCGATCAAACTTTTGCGGATATCGTAAATGAGTTTTCTGCTGGTGATTGTTTGGTGCTGAATGATACAAAGGTATTACCTGCTCGATTAATCGGGGAAAAACAAGAAACCGGAGCCGTAATTGAGTTTCTGCTATTAAAGCAAACGGTTGGTGATTGCTGGGAAACGCTTGTAAAACCTGCGAAAAGAGTGAAAGTGGGCACCGTCGTTACTTTTGGGGACGGACAGTTAAAAGCAACGTGTATTGAAGAAAAAGCAGACGGTGGTAGAATTGTTGAATTCTCATATGAGGGAGTGTTCTATGAACTGCTGGATCAATTAGGATCGATGCCTCTCCCACCGTATATAAAGGAAAGATTGGAAGATCGCGATCGTTATCAAACGGTCTACGCAAAGCAACTCGGGTCAGCTGCTGCACCGACTGCAGGGCTTCACTTTACAACGGAGTTACTTGATGCAATCAAAGCTAAAGGGGTTTCGATTGTTTATTTAACCTTGCATGTTGGATTAGGAACATTTCGCCCAGTAAGTGCAGATGATGTATTGGATCATAAGATGCATGCGGAATATTATGAGCTGTCGGAAGAAGCGGCGACGATTTTGCAACAAACAAAAACAAATGGGAACAACATTATAGCTGTAGGAACAACGTCAGCGCGGACGCTCGAAACGATTGTGGAAAAGAATGGTGAATTCATTGCTGAAACTGGTTGGACGTCGATTTTTATTTATCCCGGCTACACGTTTAAAGGGATTGATGGACTGCTGACGAATTTTCACTTGCCGAAGTCGACGCTCGTCATGCTTGTTAGCGCAATGACAGGCAGAGAGTTCTTACTACATGCATACTCGCACGCTGTAAAGAACCATTATCGGTTTTTTAGCTTTGGGGACGCAATGTTTGTTCGCCCTCATAAATAA
- a CDS encoding cysteine desulfurase family protein, which yields MRYFDYSSTSPMSEEALQTYTTCAKEYYANPLSVHRLGVQADWHLNDYRHRIASQLGVKDDEIFFTGSGSEANFLAIVSLANALSHKGTHLLTIKTEHPSILSTYQYLKSQGFEVDYVDVDQQGCVCLTSLLSQIRKDTIICSIGMASSEIGTLQNIDILSEILHRHGILFHSDCVQALGKIPIDLTQVDAASFSAHKLYAPKGLGIMYVSGEHHFKPFLSHVRHEYGMRPGTVDTPAVAAFTVALEHAMIVQGKLMNRHQRFQTQLLSELTDRVTLVGCGVQERLPFHLGLFINGWSGQQFMLECDRIGACIAVGSACRAGQSGPPESLRALGYSKDFAEQYVRVTFGEPTTEEDISFLINTFKTLLIR from the coding sequence ATGCGGTATTTTGATTACAGTTCTACTTCACCTATGTCAGAAGAAGCACTTCAAACCTATACAACGTGTGCAAAAGAGTACTATGCAAACCCTCTTAGCGTACATAGACTAGGGGTTCAAGCTGATTGGCATTTAAACGATTACCGACATCGTATAGCGTCACAACTGGGTGTAAAAGATGATGAAATTTTTTTTACTGGATCTGGCTCAGAAGCAAACTTTCTAGCGATCGTTTCACTAGCAAATGCTCTTTCTCATAAAGGCACTCACTTATTAACGATTAAAACAGAGCATCCATCCATTTTGTCCACTTATCAATATTTGAAATCGCAAGGGTTTGAAGTTGATTATGTTGATGTTGACCAACAAGGCTGCGTTTGCCTAACGTCTTTGTTGTCTCAAATTAGAAAAGACACGATAATTTGTTCCATCGGCATGGCTTCCAGTGAAATTGGCACTTTGCAAAACATCGACATTCTTAGTGAGATTTTACATCGACATGGTATACTATTTCATAGCGACTGTGTACAAGCACTAGGAAAAATCCCAATCGATTTAACACAAGTTGACGCAGCTAGTTTTTCTGCCCACAAACTTTATGCACCAAAAGGATTAGGGATTATGTATGTTTCTGGGGAGCATCATTTTAAACCCTTCTTATCTCATGTTCGTCATGAATATGGCATGCGTCCTGGCACCGTTGATACCCCTGCCGTTGCTGCTTTTACCGTTGCTTTAGAGCATGCGATGATCGTCCAAGGGAAACTGATGAATCGACATCAACGCTTTCAGACTCAGCTTCTATCTGAACTGACTGACCGTGTTACTCTTGTAGGATGTGGTGTTCAAGAGCGCTTACCGTTTCACTTAGGATTGTTTATCAATGGCTGGAGTGGTCAGCAATTTATGCTAGAGTGTGATCGAATTGGCGCGTGCATTGCAGTCGGTTCTGCTTGTCGAGCTGGACAATCTGGACCGCCCGAATCTTTACGCGCACTAGGGTATTCAAAAGACTTCGCCGAACAATATGTAAGGGTTACTTTTGGTGAGCCCACAACAGAAGAAGACATTTCTTTTTTAATCAATACATTTAAGACTCTCTTAATAAGGTGA
- the nadB gene encoding L-aspartate oxidase codes for MKTVIIIGSGIAGLMAAHHLADECNVIIFTKSDYRDSNSARAQGGIAAAVASNDYPRNHFDDTMQAGKGVNDEVLVEMVTKEAVDLIHELENAGVAFEKINGEYTLGQEGAHQHHRILFANNDQTGDAIVTALWNQVKNRVNVYERMNVIALSVKDKEVTGVQTPYGVWAADAVVLATGGIGQLYAFHSNAPTATGEGMYLAYCAGAVLKDMEYIQFHPTILKSARAVLISEAVRGEGGQLINSQGERVLRHYPKMDLEGRDVVAAVLHKALRNGEQIYLDVRKLKTFSERFPFINRACKEEGFDPMKDPLPVMPGAHFVCGGVEVDKHGKTAVERLYAIGEVACTGIHGSNRLASNSLLEAVYFAKKCATDILSNVEQKEHGYDLEQQPSQAHALPSRQELQQRMMSHVGIERTAKSLVEMKTWLESYRQFPTLQSVPLEDKAMFELASIITYAAIEREESRGTHRRKDFPNESVKWRNQAITFQRGIMSVCKRGG; via the coding sequence TTGAAAACAGTCATTATTATAGGTTCGGGTATAGCTGGTTTAATGGCAGCCCATCATCTTGCTGACGAGTGTAATGTGATTATTTTCACAAAGTCGGATTATAGAGATAGCAATTCTGCTCGTGCTCAAGGGGGGATAGCCGCTGCTGTGGCCTCTAACGATTATCCAAGAAACCATTTTGACGATACGATGCAAGCAGGGAAAGGCGTTAACGATGAGGTTCTTGTAGAAATGGTGACAAAAGAAGCGGTAGATCTTATTCATGAACTAGAAAATGCAGGTGTTGCATTTGAGAAAATAAACGGTGAATATACACTTGGTCAAGAAGGCGCTCATCAACATCACCGAATTCTTTTTGCAAATAATGATCAAACAGGTGACGCGATCGTGACGGCTCTCTGGAATCAAGTCAAAAATCGTGTCAACGTTTATGAACGTATGAATGTAATAGCGTTGAGCGTAAAGGACAAAGAAGTAACAGGGGTGCAAACTCCTTATGGAGTATGGGCAGCAGATGCGGTTGTTTTAGCGACTGGTGGAATTGGGCAGCTGTACGCATTTCATTCAAATGCACCTACCGCAACCGGAGAAGGAATGTATTTAGCCTATTGCGCAGGTGCTGTTTTAAAAGATATGGAATACATCCAATTCCATCCGACTATCTTAAAAAGCGCACGAGCTGTATTAATAAGCGAAGCTGTTCGAGGCGAGGGAGGACAGTTAATTAATAGTCAAGGTGAGAGAGTCTTGCGTCATTATCCAAAGATGGACTTAGAAGGAAGAGATGTAGTGGCAGCTGTTCTTCATAAGGCGTTACGAAATGGTGAACAAATTTACTTAGACGTACGCAAACTAAAAACGTTTAGCGAACGATTTCCGTTTATCAATCGAGCGTGTAAAGAGGAAGGCTTTGATCCAATGAAAGATCCTCTTCCTGTAATGCCGGGAGCTCATTTTGTTTGTGGAGGGGTTGAAGTAGATAAACATGGAAAAACAGCTGTTGAGCGATTATACGCAATCGGTGAGGTTGCTTGCACAGGCATTCACGGATCGAATCGATTAGCGAGTAATTCGTTACTTGAAGCTGTTTATTTCGCGAAAAAGTGTGCAACAGATATTTTGTCTAACGTTGAACAGAAGGAACATGGATATGACTTGGAACAACAACCTAGTCAAGCCCATGCGCTGCCTTCCCGTCAAGAACTACAGCAAAGAATGATGAGTCATGTAGGCATTGAACGAACAGCAAAAAGTTTAGTTGAAATGAAGACGTGGTTAGAGTCTTATCGCCAGTTCCCTACTTTACAAAGTGTTCCACTAGAGGATAAAGCGATGTTTGAACTAGCAAGTATCATCACATATGCAGCGATAGAAAGAGAAGAGTCAAGAGGTACACATCGGAGAAAAGATTTTCCAAATGAATCAGTAAAATGGAGAAATCAAGCTATTACATTCCAACGTGGAATCATGTCGGTTTGCAAACGGGGAGGTTAA
- the ruvB gene encoding Holliday junction branch migration DNA helicase RuvB gives MDERVVSAETTELEEQTEQQLRPALLEEYIGQDEVKDNLSIFMKAAKLRQEALDHVLLYGPPGLGKTTLAAIIAHEMGGQIKTTAGPAIERAGDLAAILTSLEPGDVLFIDEIHRLNRVIEEILYPAMEDFCIDIVIGKGPTARSVRLDLPPFTLVGATTKAGMISAPLRDRFGVLSRLDYYKPDDLAKIINRSATVFDVELTQEAEVEIARRSRGTPRIANRLLKRVRDFAQVEGLDNISLDIAQHALERLQVDPLGLDHIDEKLIKGIIHRFNGGPVGIETIAASIGEEADTLEEVYEPYLLQIGFIQRTPRGRIATPSSYTHFGLEPSDG, from the coding sequence ATGGATGAGCGAGTCGTTTCGGCGGAAACAACAGAGTTAGAAGAACAAACAGAGCAACAGCTTCGGCCAGCTCTTTTAGAAGAGTATATTGGTCAAGATGAAGTGAAAGACAATCTATCTATCTTTATGAAAGCAGCAAAGTTAAGGCAAGAAGCGCTAGACCATGTTCTTTTATATGGACCGCCTGGGCTTGGAAAAACAACGCTTGCTGCCATTATTGCTCATGAAATGGGTGGACAAATCAAAACGACGGCAGGACCAGCTATTGAAAGAGCTGGTGACTTAGCGGCTATTCTTACGTCTTTGGAACCAGGGGACGTGTTATTTATCGATGAAATTCATCGCTTAAATCGTGTAATTGAAGAGATCTTGTATCCTGCAATGGAAGACTTTTGTATTGATATTGTTATAGGAAAAGGGCCAACTGCGAGATCGGTACGTCTCGATTTACCGCCATTTACATTAGTGGGAGCAACAACAAAAGCAGGAATGATTTCCGCACCTTTGCGGGATCGCTTTGGTGTTCTTTCGAGGTTGGACTATTATAAGCCTGACGATTTAGCAAAGATTATTAATCGGTCTGCCACTGTATTTGATGTTGAATTAACGCAAGAGGCTGAAGTTGAAATTGCAAGAAGATCAAGAGGCACGCCTCGAATTGCCAATCGACTATTAAAGCGAGTAAGAGATTTTGCTCAAGTAGAAGGATTAGACAACATTTCTTTAGATATTGCGCAACACGCACTAGAGCGTTTGCAGGTTGATCCGCTCGGACTCGATCATATTGATGAAAAATTAATAAAAGGGATTATCCATCGCTTTAATGGTGGTCCTGTAGGGATCGAAACGATTGCCGCTTCCATTGGTGAAGAAGCTGACACGCTCGAAGAAGTGTACGAGCCATATTTGTTGCAAATTGGATTTATTCAGCGGACCCCTCGGGGACGAATTGCGACACCAAGTAGCTATACACACTTTGGATTGGAGCCGAGTGATGGGTAG
- a CDS encoding DUF2905 domain-containing protein, whose translation MGRTLMIVGGIILVIGLIWEVAGRFIPLGRLPGDFLFKNGNMTIYFPIVTCIIISIVLSLILSLIRR comes from the coding sequence ATGGGTAGAACGCTTATGATCGTTGGCGGCATTATCTTAGTTATTGGGCTAATCTGGGAAGTCGCAGGACGCTTTATACCGCTTGGACGATTGCCAGGGGACTTCCTTTTTAAAAACGGAAATATGACCATTTACTTCCCGATTGTGACATGCATCATAATAAGTATTGTGCTTTCTCTTATTCTTTCATTGATTCGAAGATAA
- a CDS encoding LysM peptidoglycan-binding domain-containing protein, which produces MRIHIVQKGETVGKLADKYDLSAKQIKQANHTITNPEMLMPGMKVKIPSPTVAVRKEKTVKKEEKPVTSKKEKIQPLKNPKTNASEIQTFDVPKTLEAPPKTEKKYQSEPKPLPPKPPCSSCGSPSNQHMPIQNQSTQPQNNVEHMMNQWNPSQDSMQNTYAPQTESMNGNHYAPMQGMGEMNGNHHAPMQEMGGMNGNHHAPMQGMGGMNGNHHAPMQGMGGMNGNHHAPMQGMGGMNGNQHAPMQGMGGMNGNHHAPMQGMGGMNGNHHAPMQGMGGMNGNQHAPMQGMGGMNGNHHAPMQGMGGMNGNHHAPMQGMGGMNGNHHAPMQGMNNEQEQPTFVKKDGQWNTANTSWFYPQMEQQYQPQPQYENHNGYRQAVPHNQAPQWETMHASPSSYAPYEPKEQLNNYDETDDQES; this is translated from the coding sequence ATGAGAATTCATATTGTACAAAAGGGAGAAACTGTAGGGAAATTAGCGGATAAATATGATTTATCAGCTAAGCAAATTAAGCAAGCAAACCATACGATCACAAATCCCGAGATGTTGATGCCTGGAATGAAAGTGAAAATCCCTTCGCCAACGGTTGCTGTCCGTAAAGAAAAGACAGTGAAAAAAGAGGAAAAACCTGTAACAAGCAAAAAAGAAAAAATTCAACCTTTAAAAAATCCTAAAACAAACGCGAGTGAAATCCAAACGTTTGATGTACCAAAAACACTAGAGGCGCCACCAAAAACGGAGAAAAAATACCAATCAGAACCGAAACCACTTCCGCCAAAGCCTCCATGTTCTTCTTGTGGAAGTCCATCCAATCAGCACATGCCGATACAAAATCAGAGCACACAGCCTCAAAATAACGTTGAGCACATGATGAATCAATGGAACCCTTCCCAGGATTCAATGCAAAATACTTATGCTCCCCAAACAGAGAGCATGAACGGAAACCACTACGCGCCGATGCAAGGAATGGGCGAAATGAATGGAAACCATCACGCACCGATGCAAGAAATGGGCGGAATGAACGGAAATCATCACGCACCGATGCAAGGGATGGGTGGAATGAATGGAAATCATCATGCGCCGATGCAAGGAATGGGTGGAATGAATGGAAATCATCATGCGCCGATGCAAGGAATGGGTGGAATGAACGGGAACCAGCATGCGCCAATGCAAGGAATGGGTGGAATGAATGGAAATCATCACGCCCCGATGCAAGGAATGGGTGGAATGAATGGAAATCATCATGCGCCGATGCAAGGAATGGGCGGAATGAACGGGAACCAGCATGCGCCGATGCAAGGAATGGGCGGAATGAATGGAAATCATCATGCGCCGATGCAAGGAATGGGCGGAATGAATGGAAATCATCATGCGCCGATGCAAGGAATGGGCGGAATGAACGGAAATCATCACGCACCAATGCAAGGAATGAATAATGAACAAGAACAACCAACATTTGTAAAGAAAGATGGACAATGGAATACAGCGAATACAAGTTGGTTTTATCCGCAAATGGAGCAACAGTACCAGCCTCAACCTCAATACGAAAATCATAATGGATACCGACAAGCAGTCCCGCACAATCAAGCGCCACAGTGGGAAACGATGCATGCATCGCCTTCTTCATATGCACCTTATGAGCCAAAAGAACAACTCAATAATTATGATGAAACAGACGATCAAGAAAGCTAA
- a CDS encoding cupredoxin domain-containing protein, with amino-acid sequence MKKISLHLLTLLFIVVLAACGSDNTAEPENESATTDETLTIQALNWQFDQEEYVVPSGETTIELVNASGNHGIIIQEADSGEDVVLNRAGTTVASLEPGEYQIICSIPCGSGHTEMVASLVVT; translated from the coding sequence ATGAAAAAAATCAGTTTGCACTTATTGACTTTATTATTCATTGTTGTACTTGCCGCATGTGGAAGTGACAACACAGCAGAACCTGAAAATGAAAGCGCAACAACAGACGAAACATTGACGATCCAAGCGTTAAACTGGCAGTTTGACCAAGAGGAATATGTTGTACCTTCAGGAGAAACGACCATTGAATTAGTAAACGCAAGTGGGAATCACGGAATTATTATTCAGGAGGCAGATAGTGGAGAAGATGTCGTTTTAAATCGAGCTGGCACAACAGTCGCTTCCCTAGAGCCTGGTGAATATCAAATTATTTGTTCCATTCCATGCGGAAGCGGTCATACAGAAATGGTCGCTTCATTAGTTGTAACCTAA
- the nadC gene encoding carboxylating nicotinate-nucleotide diphosphorylase — protein sequence MNSIKLQQSIRDFLVEDIGYGDKTAESIFDNSIPIVTAQMIAKDHGVFSGSEVIHLFYNQLNESIETSCKKKEGEIVKKGDVIAEFTGDARTILQGERVLLNIIQRMCGIASIVYRANECLNDSSIRICDTRKTLPGLRMFDKAACRAGGGYNHRFGLDDGVMLKENHIAACGSIKEAVQRVKSILGPMVKIEVETTNQSEVEEAVASGVDVIMFDHATADQVRLYQQFVPETTITEASGNIDLNNIHTFAGTGVHYISLGFLTHSVKALDLSLLLK from the coding sequence GTGAATTCTATTAAACTACAACAATCAATTCGGGATTTTTTAGTTGAAGATATTGGCTATGGTGATAAAACGGCAGAATCCATATTTGATAATTCTATACCGATTGTAACAGCTCAGATGATTGCAAAAGATCATGGTGTTTTTTCTGGAAGTGAAGTGATTCATCTTTTTTATAACCAGTTAAACGAGTCGATTGAAACGAGTTGTAAAAAGAAAGAGGGAGAAATCGTTAAAAAGGGCGATGTCATCGCAGAATTTACAGGTGATGCAAGAACCATACTTCAAGGGGAACGCGTGTTATTAAATATCATACAACGAATGTGTGGAATTGCTTCAATTGTTTATCGGGCAAACGAATGTTTAAACGATTCAAGCATTCGTATTTGTGATACTAGAAAAACGTTGCCAGGGTTGAGAATGTTTGATAAAGCTGCGTGCCGAGCTGGTGGGGGGTACAACCATCGTTTTGGACTTGATGACGGGGTGATGTTAAAAGAAAATCATATTGCTGCATGCGGATCGATTAAAGAAGCTGTTCAGCGGGTTAAAAGCATTCTAGGACCAATGGTAAAAATTGAAGTTGAAACAACAAATCAATCTGAAGTAGAAGAGGCCGTTGCGTCTGGAGTAGATGTGATCATGTTTGACCACGCTACGGCTGATCAAGTCAGACTTTATCAGCAGTTCGTGCCTGAAACAACGATAACGGAAGCTTCAGGGAATATTGATTTGAACAATATCCATACATTTGCTGGTACAGGTGTTCATTATATTTCTTTAGGGTTTTTGACACATTCTGTAAAAGCATTGGATTTAAGCTTGTTACTTAAATGA
- a CDS encoding YhcN/YlaJ family sporulation lipoprotein — protein MRKTVTSFLCATIVATGLTACNGADQSQTHGNMYRGSEAQMGYDNNGDDYTANYPYYGNGVGGKEYYQNNRFSQKNDRMNNPKAHYNQNRKMSHGRGMTGNGRPGMVDENGMLNRTNDTMSGRGMQFKHSSKQSSMQTKSTKAHYHKDYDGKHVGMLTTELEKIDGVKEPRVMVKDNDVVIGYQADGKPHDVESKMNRHVQKVMGKGKHVTITADHDMHESMSKMDDQLRTGSAFKEVESTFAAMMKDLGHAAKRPFEKSR, from the coding sequence ATGAGAAAAACCGTAACTTCTTTTTTATGTGCAACCATTGTTGCCACTGGATTAACAGCTTGTAATGGTGCAGATCAATCTCAGACACATGGGAATATGTACCGTGGAAGCGAAGCGCAAATGGGTTATGATAACAATGGCGATGATTATACAGCCAACTATCCTTATTATGGAAATGGTGTTGGTGGTAAAGAATATTATCAAAACAATCGATTCTCGCAAAAGAACGATCGCATGAATAATCCGAAAGCGCATTACAATCAAAACCGCAAAATGTCTCACGGACGTGGCATGACTGGGAACGGACGACCTGGGATGGTAGACGAAAACGGTATGCTTAATCGTACGAACGACACGATGAGTGGAAGAGGAATGCAATTCAAACATTCTTCAAAGCAATCATCCATGCAAACGAAATCAACAAAAGCTCATTATCATAAAGATTATGATGGAAAGCACGTTGGGATGTTGACGACTGAGCTTGAAAAAATTGATGGTGTGAAAGAGCCACGTGTTATGGTAAAAGATAACGATGTTGTTATTGGGTACCAAGCGGATGGGAAACCTCATGACGTTGAAAGTAAAATGAATCGTCATGTTCAAAAGGTGATGGGAAAAGGGAAACATGTAACCATTACTGCCGATCATGACATGCATGAATCTATGTCTAAAATGGATGATCAATTACGTACAGGTTCCGCTTTTAAGGAAGTGGAAAGTACGTTTGCGGCAATGATGAAAGATTTAGGTCACGCGGCAAAACGTCCATTTGAGAAAAGCCGTTAA
- the nadA gene encoding quinolinate synthase NadA, with product MAITKTVSLPDEYRALSMEEKINRIKAAKAFFGERLFIPGHHYQREDVIQFADFTGDSLQLAKKCGESNAEFIVFCGVHFMAETADILTNSTQRVLLPDLAAGCSMADMATLSQTKRAWNTLTDMYGDSIVPLTYVNSTAEIKAFCGENEGACLTSSNAKEMVQWALTKKQRILFLPDQHLGRNTAYDLGIPLSEMAVWCPIKNELEFTDEANRENVQVILWKGHCSVHEKFTVNHIQELRNKDPQTNIIVHPECSHEVVQAADEAGSTHHIIQIIEKAESGSKWAVGTEMNLVNRLAMKHTDKTIKSLNPYMCPCLTMNRIDIEHLCWSLDSLKNGTYQFQISVPPDISKYAMIALDRMLISVK from the coding sequence GTGGCGATAACAAAAACCGTCTCTCTTCCCGATGAGTATCGCGCTCTATCGATGGAAGAAAAAATAAACAGAATCAAAGCTGCGAAAGCATTTTTCGGAGAACGTTTGTTCATTCCAGGGCATCATTATCAGAGAGAAGATGTGATTCAATTTGCTGATTTTACAGGAGATTCACTGCAGCTTGCAAAAAAATGTGGCGAAAGTAATGCAGAATTTATTGTGTTTTGTGGGGTCCATTTTATGGCAGAAACGGCAGACATTTTAACAAATTCCACGCAACGAGTGTTACTACCAGATTTAGCAGCAGGCTGTTCAATGGCGGATATGGCAACGCTCTCACAAACGAAGAGGGCTTGGAACACACTAACGGATATGTATGGAGATTCAATCGTGCCTCTTACCTACGTAAATTCTACGGCAGAAATTAAAGCATTTTGTGGTGAAAACGAGGGCGCTTGTTTAACTTCTTCAAATGCTAAAGAAATGGTTCAATGGGCATTGACTAAAAAGCAACGGATTTTATTTTTGCCAGATCAACACTTAGGGCGAAATACTGCATATGACTTAGGAATTCCGCTTTCGGAGATGGCCGTTTGGTGTCCAATAAAAAATGAACTGGAGTTTACAGATGAAGCGAATAGAGAGAATGTGCAAGTCATTCTTTGGAAAGGTCATTGTTCCGTTCATGAAAAATTTACCGTTAACCACATACAAGAATTACGAAACAAAGATCCACAAACCAATATAATCGTTCATCCAGAGTGTAGCCATGAGGTCGTTCAAGCGGCTGATGAAGCAGGGAGTACCCATCACATTATTCAGATCATTGAAAAAGCTGAATCAGGAAGTAAATGGGCAGTAGGAACGGAAATGAATTTAGTAAATCGTTTGGCAATGAAGCATACTGATAAGACAATCAAGTCATTAAATCCTTATATGTGTCCTTGTTTAACGATGAATCGAATTGATATAGAGCACCTTTGCTGGTCACTTGATTCTTTAAAAAATGGAACGTATCAATTCCAAATTAGTGTACCACCTGACATTTCCAAGTATGCAATGATTGCGCTAGATCGAATGTTAATTTCAGTGAAATAA
- the ruvA gene encoding Holliday junction branch migration protein RuvA, translating into MIDYVKGVLVEIEPSHLVVETNGIGYQLLCANPYRFSVEKDQTIKVVTHHYVREDFERLYGFKDKKERSLFEKLLSVSGIGPKGALAVLAAGQTDQIVEAIEREDEALLTRFPGIGKKTARQIILDLKGKLDDFTSTSLFEADVKAVKQESDNLADALEALKALGYVDKELNKVKKKLVEEDLETDEYIKRALALMLRT; encoded by the coding sequence ATGATTGATTATGTTAAAGGTGTGTTGGTAGAAATTGAACCTTCACATTTAGTCGTAGAAACAAATGGAATTGGCTATCAATTACTGTGTGCAAATCCATACCGTTTTTCAGTTGAAAAAGACCAGACAATTAAAGTTGTCACACATCATTATGTTCGTGAAGATTTTGAACGATTGTATGGGTTCAAAGATAAAAAAGAGCGTAGTCTATTTGAAAAATTGTTAAGTGTATCTGGAATTGGGCCAAAAGGGGCGTTAGCGGTTTTAGCAGCTGGTCAAACCGATCAAATTGTTGAGGCAATTGAACGAGAGGACGAGGCGCTGTTAACGCGTTTTCCTGGAATTGGGAAGAAGACTGCACGCCAAATTATTCTAGACTTAAAAGGAAAGTTAGATGATTTTACGTCTACATCGTTGTTCGAAGCTGATGTCAAAGCAGTCAAACAGGAATCCGACAATCTGGCTGATGCCTTGGAAGCGTTAAAAGCACTTGGTTATGTGGATAAAGAGCTAAATAAAGTGAAGAAAAAGCTTGTGGAAGAAGACCTCGAGACAGATGAATACATTAAACGCGCGCTTGCATTAATGCTTCGTACATAG